From a single Halogeometricum sp. S3BR5-2 genomic region:
- a CDS encoding ABC transporter ATP-binding protein, protein MSGSDRTPDDRDVVVSLEDVKVHFETESGFFSETETVQAVNGVNLDIYENDVVALIGESGCGKTTLGKTAIGLQRPTEGSVKYRGQDIWEARDDGKGAEIPFGNIRRALQIIHQDPGSSLNPNRRVLNTLERPLKTWYSDMSTDDREARIYGMLERVGMKPAADYAGRYPHQLSGGEKQRVALIRALLMNPDLILADEAVSALDVSLRVDMMDLLLELQEQFNTSFLFISHNLSNARYLTKKTGGRIGIMYLGQMVEIGRTERVLSAPQHPYSKVLRWATPDLTDGATDVSEPPIRDIDIPDPVNPPSGCRFHTRCPQAHEACVEQEPTLEEAAEQSNNDYAAACFRVYDESHDYWHTPPLEGVEEAPDPEEFLKDEGDSRDRRQRDN, encoded by the coding sequence ATGAGCGGGAGTGACCGCACTCCCGACGACCGTGACGTGGTCGTCTCACTGGAGGACGTTAAGGTTCACTTCGAAACAGAGAGCGGGTTCTTCTCCGAGACCGAGACTGTCCAAGCTGTCAACGGCGTGAACCTCGACATCTACGAGAACGACGTGGTCGCGCTCATCGGCGAGTCTGGATGTGGGAAAACCACACTCGGCAAGACCGCTATTGGACTTCAGCGACCAACCGAGGGGAGCGTCAAGTACCGAGGGCAGGACATCTGGGAAGCACGCGACGACGGGAAGGGTGCAGAGATCCCGTTTGGGAACATCCGCCGGGCGCTCCAGATCATCCACCAAGACCCCGGGAGTTCGCTCAACCCCAATCGACGGGTACTGAACACACTCGAACGTCCGCTGAAAACGTGGTACTCAGACATGTCGACCGACGACCGCGAGGCGCGTATCTACGGGATGCTCGAACGCGTCGGCATGAAGCCCGCTGCCGATTACGCGGGACGTTACCCACATCAACTGAGTGGTGGCGAAAAACAGCGAGTCGCGTTGATCCGCGCACTGCTGATGAATCCCGACCTCATTCTAGCCGACGAGGCGGTCAGTGCACTCGACGTGAGTCTCCGAGTCGACATGATGGACCTGCTGCTCGAACTCCAAGAGCAGTTCAACACCTCGTTCCTGTTCATCAGCCACAACCTCTCCAACGCCCGGTACTTGACGAAGAAGACGGGGGGTCGAATCGGGATCATGTACTTAGGTCAGATGGTCGAGATCGGGCGAACTGAGCGCGTACTCAGCGCTCCACAACACCCGTATTCGAAGGTACTCCGGTGGGCCACGCCGGACCTCACCGACGGCGCGACGGACGTCTCGGAACCTCCGATTCGTGATATCGACATCCCCGATCCCGTCAACCCGCCATCCGGCTGTCGATTCCACACGAGATGCCCACAGGCGCACGAGGCGTGCGTTGAACAGGAACCGACGTTGGAAGAGGCAGCCGAACAGTCGAACAACGACTACGCCGCGGCGTGTTTCCGTGTCTACGACGAGAGCCACGACTACTGGCACACTCCACCGCTTGAGGGAGTCGAAGAGGCTCCTGATCCCGAGGAATTCCTGAAAGACGAGGGAGACAGTCGCGATCGGAGACAGAGAGATAACTGA
- a CDS encoding helix-turn-helix domain-containing protein, with product MSITAKIHIRHDRLALVPTLRALDDIKIRVISQGTTNPGTTVFPFLVECDDRASLERALDDDPTVASYKLVDWEDGSGIYYIEHADGTKLISAVVTDVNGFLAHTETKGNGWLVRLLLPDKEALNSVWQYARENDISLEIIEIYGNESAGGESSYGLTLEQRVALRTAYQKGHFQEPRDMSLTEVAEEMGLSSTAMSGRLRRGMRNLIAATIAEPKDEE from the coding sequence ATGTCAATAACTGCTAAAATCCACATCAGACACGACCGACTCGCGCTCGTTCCGACGCTACGTGCCCTCGACGACATAAAGATCAGAGTTATTTCTCAAGGAACGACCAATCCCGGGACGACCGTCTTTCCCTTCCTCGTCGAATGCGACGACCGGGCGTCACTAGAGAGAGCGCTGGACGACGATCCGACGGTCGCGAGCTACAAACTCGTCGACTGGGAGGACGGGAGCGGCATCTACTACATCGAGCACGCCGACGGAACGAAACTGATCAGCGCCGTCGTAACGGACGTCAACGGCTTCTTAGCCCACACGGAGACCAAGGGAAACGGTTGGCTCGTTCGGCTCCTTCTCCCCGACAAGGAGGCGCTCAACTCGGTGTGGCAGTACGCCCGCGAGAACGACATTTCGCTCGAGATAATCGAAATTTACGGAAACGAGAGCGCGGGAGGCGAAAGTTCGTACGGGCTCACCCTCGAACAGCGGGTCGCTCTCCGAACTGCCTACCAGAAAGGGCACTTTCAGGAACCGCGAGACATGTCGCTGACCGAAGTCGCCGAGGAGATGGGACTGTCGTCGACGGCGATGAGTGGTCGACTTCGGCGTGGAATGCGGAACCTCATCGCCGCGACGATCGCCGAACCGAAAGACGAAGAGTGA
- a CDS encoding aminomethyl transferase family protein, giving the protein MTEDAEHPNHPGVDQSDRVLPRNLRQSGDPGIQMLVSTRVRKSPFFDKSFNEEGAWRCTVYNRTYHPRGLVEPEEGGAMAEYEALTEKVTLWDVAVERQIRVKGPDAEALTDYVITRDATEIDTMKGKYVILCNEDGGVLNDPILLRVEDDEFWFSISDSTLMQWLQGVNVGKDFDVEIDEIDVAPMQIQGPLSEDVMIDVVGEEVSEIAYYGLMDAEINGCDVLVSQTGFSGEKGFEIYVKDAMENAERVWDPVLDTVKEHGGMQIAPGHHRRIAAGILSWGQDMDHETSPFQVNLGYQVPDDKEGDYIGKEALEEQKEQIESGEYPFNLKMVGLKMAGEPIRDYAPDFWIVSDPDTDEECGYMTSPWWNPELETNIGLGFVPAEKLQNETGAELNDEIYEEDLDIEFEVHLPEEYSEEGDEPVYATVAEVPFKESVNPSAREQAKLSAAQEASDD; this is encoded by the coding sequence ATGACAGAGGATGCCGAACACCCGAACCATCCGGGTGTCGACCAGTCGGACCGCGTACTGCCACGAAACCTCCGCCAGAGCGGCGACCCGGGTATCCAGATGCTCGTCTCGACCCGCGTGCGGAAGTCACCGTTCTTCGACAAGTCGTTCAACGAGGAGGGCGCCTGGCGCTGTACGGTGTACAACCGAACGTACCACCCGCGCGGCCTCGTCGAGCCCGAAGAGGGCGGTGCGATGGCCGAGTACGAGGCGCTGACCGAGAAGGTCACCCTCTGGGACGTCGCCGTCGAGCGGCAGATTCGCGTGAAGGGACCGGACGCCGAAGCGCTCACCGACTACGTCATCACGCGTGACGCCACCGAAATTGACACGATGAAGGGCAAGTACGTCATCCTCTGCAACGAGGACGGCGGCGTTCTCAACGACCCGATCCTGCTCCGCGTCGAGGACGACGAGTTCTGGTTCTCGATTTCGGACTCCACGCTCATGCAGTGGCTGCAGGGCGTCAACGTCGGGAAGGACTTCGACGTCGAGATCGACGAGATCGACGTCGCCCCGATGCAGATTCAGGGTCCGCTCTCCGAGGACGTGATGATCGACGTCGTCGGCGAGGAGGTCAGCGAGATCGCCTACTACGGTCTGATGGACGCCGAGATCAACGGCTGCGACGTGCTGGTGAGTCAGACCGGATTCTCGGGCGAGAAAGGCTTCGAGATCTACGTCAAGGACGCGATGGAGAACGCCGAACGCGTCTGGGACCCGGTGCTCGACACCGTCAAAGAGCACGGCGGGATGCAGATCGCCCCGGGTCACCACCGCCGAATCGCGGCCGGGATCCTCTCGTGGGGCCAAGACATGGACCACGAGACCTCGCCGTTCCAGGTGAATCTGGGGTACCAGGTTCCCGACGACAAGGAAGGCGACTACATCGGCAAGGAGGCGCTGGAGGAGCAGAAAGAACAGATCGAGAGCGGCGAGTACCCGTTCAACCTCAAGATGGTCGGCCTCAAGATGGCCGGCGAACCGATCCGCGACTACGCGCCGGACTTCTGGATCGTCTCCGACCCCGACACGGACGAGGAGTGCGGGTACATGACGTCGCCGTGGTGGAACCCCGAACTCGAGACGAACATCGGCCTCGGGTTCGTTCCCGCGGAGAAACTCCAGAACGAGACCGGAGCGGAACTCAACGACGAGATCTACGAGGAGGACCTCGACATCGAGTTCGAGGTGCACCTCCCTGAAGAGTACTCCGAAGAGGGCGACGAACCCGTCTACGCCACGGTCGCCGAGGTTCCGTTCAAGGAGTCCGTCAACCCGAGCGCCCGCGAACAGGCGAAACTCAGCGCGGCGCAGGAAGCCAGCGACGACTGA